Proteins found in one Seonamhaeicola sp. S2-3 genomic segment:
- the mgrA gene encoding L-glyceraldehyde 3-phosphate reductase: MQINDKSGVTEYKASQNRYNTMKYNRTGKSGVLLPAISLGLWHNFGFIDSLQNAREIMRCAFNLGITHFDLANNYGPPYGSAEENFGTIFKQDFKSYRDELFIATKAGFDMWPGPYGNWGSRKYLIASLDQSLKRMGLDYVDIFYHHRPDPDTPLEETMGALADIVRQGKALYVGISNYQPKETQEAAIILKNLNVPFILHQARYSIFDRWVENGLLDTLDKNGVGCIAFSPLAQGMLTDKYLKGIPAGSRASKNMSYLNSDTVNSNLEKIVKLNTIAQERGQKLSQMAIGWILRQPQVASVLLGASSANQLKENLKALDNLEFSTEELNLIDKIVS; the protein is encoded by the coding sequence ATGCAAATCAACGATAAATCTGGTGTAACAGAATACAAAGCATCACAAAACAGATATAACACCATGAAATACAACCGTACAGGAAAAAGCGGTGTATTACTCCCTGCCATTTCTTTGGGGTTATGGCATAATTTTGGGTTTATAGACAGTCTTCAAAACGCTAGAGAAATTATGCGTTGTGCCTTTAATTTAGGTATTACTCACTTTGATTTGGCTAACAATTACGGTCCACCATATGGTTCAGCAGAAGAAAATTTTGGCACTATTTTTAAACAAGATTTTAAGAGTTATAGAGACGAATTGTTTATAGCTACAAAAGCAGGTTTTGATATGTGGCCGGGGCCTTACGGCAACTGGGGCTCAAGAAAATACCTAATTGCAAGTTTAGACCAAAGTTTAAAACGAATGGGATTAGATTATGTTGATATTTTTTATCACCACAGACCAGACCCTGATACCCCTTTAGAAGAAACTATGGGAGCTTTAGCCGATATTGTTCGTCAAGGAAAAGCTTTGTACGTTGGTATTTCTAATTACCAGCCTAAAGAAACTCAAGAAGCTGCTATTATTCTTAAAAATTTAAATGTGCCTTTTATTTTACATCAAGCGCGCTATTCTATATTTGACCGTTGGGTTGAAAACGGACTTTTAGATACTCTTGATAAGAATGGTGTGGGCTGTATTGCTTTTTCACCATTAGCACAAGGCATGTTAACCGATAAGTATTTAAAAGGCATACCAGCGGGTTCTAGAGCTTCTAAAAACATGTCTTATTTAAATAGTGATACTGTAAACAGCAACCTTGAAAAGATTGTAAAACTAAATACTATTGCACAAGAGCGTGGTCAAAAATTATCTCAAATGGCCATTGGTTGGATTTTAAGGCAACCACAAGTAGCATCGGTACTTTTAGGAGCAAGTTCGGCTAATCAATTAAAAGAAAATTTAAAAGCTTTAGATAATTTAGAATTTTCTACAGAAGAACTTAATTTAATTGATAAAATTGTAAGTTAA
- a CDS encoding sterol desaturase family protein encodes MNIYLEAFIKAFFNSVNWTWNSIIFNVPWYNNFFWGLIVISIAVWLLEIAFPWREEQAIFRKDFWLDGFYMFFNFFIFTIIISGVYGILEILFSKIGLTMASFQLIDLASLPVFLELLIFFLILDFVQWFTHVMLHRFEFLWRFHKVHHSVKEMGFAAHLRYHWMENVLYKPLKVFAVMLIGGFEPQQAFIIHFVAISIGHLNHANIKLTYGPLKYIFNNPVMHLYHHAYTLPKSHKHGVNFGISLSLWDYIFKTNYVPENSGKIKLGYSDDYKMPKSFLGQLFYGFRKKD; translated from the coding sequence ATATATTTAGAAGCTTTTATAAAAGCATTTTTTAATTCTGTGAATTGGACATGGAATTCAATAATTTTTAATGTGCCTTGGTACAATAATTTCTTTTGGGGTTTAATTGTTATTTCAATAGCTGTATGGCTGCTTGAAATTGCATTTCCTTGGAGAGAGGAACAAGCTATTTTTAGAAAAGATTTTTGGCTAGATGGGTTTTATATGTTTTTCAACTTTTTCATTTTTACTATTATTATAAGTGGGGTTTATGGTATTTTAGAAATATTATTTTCCAAAATAGGCCTTACAATGGCATCTTTTCAATTAATAGACCTTGCTTCTTTACCAGTTTTTTTAGAGTTACTTATTTTCTTTTTAATCTTAGATTTTGTGCAGTGGTTTACCCACGTTATGTTACATAGGTTTGAGTTTCTTTGGCGGTTTCATAAAGTACACCACTCTGTAAAAGAAATGGGATTTGCGGCGCATTTACGTTACCATTGGATGGAGAATGTTTTATACAAACCTTTAAAAGTATTTGCTGTAATGTTAATTGGTGGTTTTGAACCCCAACAGGCATTCATTATTCACTTTGTAGCTATTTCAATTGGGCATTTAAACCATGCTAACATAAAGTTAACTTATGGTCCGTTAAAGTATATTTTTAATAATCCTGTAATGCATTTATATCACCATGCTTACACGTTACCTAAATCGCATAAACATGGTGTAAATTTTGGAATTAGTCTCAGCCTGTGGGATTACATTTTTAAAACCAACTACGTACCAGAAAATAGTGGTAAAATTAAATTAGGCTATTCTGATGATTATAAGATGCCTAAAAGCTTTTTAGGACAACTTTTTTATGGTTTTAGAAAAAAAGACTAA